AAACACAGCATTTATACCAGATAGCTGTTGTAAAGCAAACAGAGTTGACCCAATATAAACAACTGCAAAAGGAGAACATGAATAACAAAGCCCAAAAGGACAGAAGCAAAGCTGAACAGGAAGCAGTAGCTGTAGGCACCAAAAAAGAACTCGGAAAGCCTTTGTACAGGCATGGAAAGAAATGGTACTATTTACCTCTAAAATGGCGGCCATAGAACAATTCAGAGAGTTTTACAGTGTCTGCGTCATCCCCCCTGTCCAATTTGGCTAATTCCACCATGGCATATTTGACATGTGATCCACCTAAAAGCCTCTCAAACTCAGCTTCAGCTTCAGCAATTCTTCCTTGCTGTGTGACATCATCAAgggaatataattattttactcTGCTATAAGcttttaataaaaaggaaaatatgattttatcgAATTTGGTCGTATGCTACAAATGATGGGCACATCTTGGAAACTAACAGAAGATTAGTGCAGTTTCAAGTGGCAAAAGTTGCAAAAATAAGATAACGTGAAAGAATccaaatttttagtgattttcaaCAATGAATTGCATCTATAAATAGGAACAAATATAGACATAGAGGACATGGAAACAATACATATCCATGACACAGAATTAGATGATGGGATTATcgcaaaaggaaaaaaatgataagAATCAATATCCAAGGATTTGATTGAATGGTCAttgaattatattaagaatttaacattcgaaataattttgcaattgcAGATAATACGAATCAGAAAGCAAACCTTGTATAACCAATGTGGACTCTCAGCACAAAACATCATGGCAACGACAAGAAATCCAGCAGGAATTGTGGAGACCCAAAAACAAATGCGCCACCTGAGACAATTATGCAATAAGTCTGAAAAGTTACAAATGATTTACAGGAAGTATGATTGATGCCTAAATAATGATTCATACCAGCCAGCAATTTCTTTGACAGGGATTCCAATAAATAGAGCTACCATAAGTCCGAGACATGTGGCAATCTGGATGAAGCTTCCATAAGTTCCCCTTACAGAAGCAGGGGAAACCTACACACATTTAGTACGTGATGAGACAATAGTTTATGTTTATACACAGAGAAAGTGCTATATAAGCCATGATTAATGCAACATAAAATTAACAGTAGGAATACCTCTGTCACATAAAGAGCTACGGCAGATGGACCAATTCCCATTCCAGTCCCGACTAAGAACCTTCCAATGAGCATACCCGCCAAAGTTTTTGTTGTTGcgctaaaatgaaaaaaaaaattttgtcaGACCTAAACCTTATAGATTCAGACTTTATGCAgtgaaacaaagagaaaagaatgaTGAGGGGAATGAATAAGTAAACCAAAGtttataaagataataaaaaagtaCTCTGTATAACACAGATGTTAACTAGTTCATACATGAACTCTACACAACAAAAGATTTAGGAATTAAAAGGCATTGCAGGTCAAATACAAGAAACGTAATTGCGTAACATCAATCAACTGAGGTCCTAGCTATTCTTATTTCATCCAAAATAGTAGAGCTGAAGTCAGACATAAGTTTTTCTcgagattataaaatatatacctAATCCATTTTCCTAGGATATATAATAGTAACAACTAAATTCATGAAAGCTAAACAGATATATTAAATAAAGGGAGGGCTTAAATTTAAGTCACAAGCTATTTTGAgcagaaatagaaagaaaattaagagcatatcacaaaattattcattaaaagCATTCAATTAGCATTGCATATCACCTTGTAGAAGCACCAATAATCATAGGCAAAGCACACAATTGAAATGCCCTTCGACGCCCAACACCATCAGCAATCCAACCACTGAACAAAGATCCAATAAGGGCACCGCCTAAACATGTGCTAACCACCAGACCTATATTTAATTGCAACATATCATTTTAAAGGTCTGGACTCCAGATGCAAAAgtcagaagaagaaaaaagcttgggaaaagaaaatgtcacCTTCAGCCAGAGTATTCCCAGTGAAACCTAAATCTAAAGAGATGCTTTCAAGCGGTTCATTAACTACCCTGTAAAGAATAGCCAACATGCAAACCATAAACATCTAGCCTTGATAGGagaattatcaaatcaaataacaagaaaatatgaagatGACAGTTTTAGATAGCACACAAACCCAAGGTGGTAGCCAAATAGGAATGAAGATAGGGTTCCCACTACAACATGTGGGAAAGAAAGCCACATTGAAGGATTTGTAGTTTCTACATCCATGCTGTCCTGTGAGAAAGCTAAAAGGCCACAATAGTTAAGCACAAAATTCTTCCTCTTAAATACTTGAACAGTcataatgatttaaaaaattgattcaaaCAACAGATTTCCTAACTTGCCACAAATTAGTTAGGTTTCTTAAAACAACTGCAGTTTTTAATCCGTTTTCCAAATCGCAGGTAACCAAATGCAAATTTCTAAATGGTCAATTGAAAAGAGAGCCAAAAACTCTGCCATTAGTTAAAAGTTCCAAATTACTGCCATTGGTTAAAAAATTTCTGCGTACAAAGCTTGCAAAGACCCGTCTCAAGGAACAATACCGGTGAGCGCTTCAGGCAATTAGAATGGAACTGAAGTTTGTTGGTTCTGGGTCTATCAACTCCACAACCGTGGTTGTACAGAAACCCTCAGCTGGTCAATAGATAAAATTTACCTGAATTCTCTTCTACATCCATTACATCTGAACGATCTCTAGATGGCATCCTCTTGTACATCGAGAATGCTCTGCCTTCACGTTCCCACATGCCAAATAACAGCAGCAGGTCTGGCCTTCAAATCACTCAACCTCTGTCGTTTTAAAGGACTGCACTATCATATTGCATGTTGCACATAAATTAGCATTAACATCAAAATCTCATTTCCTTCCTTCATAAGtagtaataaattaataacttaaCATAAAAAGCTTAGTTCATttgtttgtattaaattgatgataaaAGCTAAACACATGTTCAACAACTTGTAATCCACGCTAATTTCCAGCATTCAGGGGGAAAAAAGGTAAATGAGATCTCCAAGCGAATCGTATAAATCTACCGTCACACAAAGATTAATCTGAAAGATAACTGTTTAAACTGCAGTTAACGACTTAGctaaatagagaaaaaaaatgattataaacTATTATCAAttatcataatttcaataaaaaaatatttatcatgatAACACGGAGTTTTCTTACTccattttcattaatttcacatcgaaaatttaaattgatactaaaatgattcaaaattaaCCTGACTTCTACCTTACAGGTCACACttcagttttttttatcttttcctttattttctaaacAATCAAACAGAAGAAAAACGAAAAACAGATGATCTAAAAGTTGAACTAAGCTAAAAcctatgaaattaaaagaaatcacGTATATCAACCAAACCAAATAACTTCAAAAACAATGATCAAATCGCAGTAGAGACCGTGTAATAGAAAGATCATTTCGAAAGAAATCAGACAATGATTAAAGctaaaaaagctaaaatattcGATCGAAAAACAATTAAAGCTGAACAAGCTAAAATATTCGATCGAAAAACAAAGTTCAAATTAAGTTCACCTTGCTTAAGATGACTTAGATCTGCCGCTTGAAATCAGCATAGAAATTTCGGCCACACCTTCACTGTAACGTAACGAAATCTCTTGAAAGAACGAAAAAACCAAAAGAGGAAAGCTCTAGAGGCTCGAGTTACttgtaagtaaataaaatgaagaataaaaaaggaAGTGTTAGGTACTATCGTGCGCCGGGGTGAGGTGTGCTTTAACAAATTTTACGTAATGAGAAAACGTGATTTATGGTCTTTGACTGTTTGTCGTGTACGAGAAGCAGTGGAGGACTTTGATTTGGTGTtgaaattggttttttttttcttaactgGACATTTGTCGCTAAACGAAAGGTTTACAGGTCTATGGAAGAAGACAATCTTGGGGGTAATCTAGTCATTTAGTGTATCGAATCTAATCTTTTATTGGTGCATTAAGGACAGGTGGCGGGACAAAGACTGTCGGGTCTTTTTATATCTCTTCGTGATTAAAGCAAATCCTTGCCTTggatttagtaaattttttaatgagtAAATTACGTTacatcattaaactattagtaaatttatgttttggttattaaattttaaaaaagttataaatggtcattgaattatttaaaagtttacaTTTAAGTCATTTGCCTATAAAAATCGTTGTCTAATGACTTTCTCTATTTGCACCACCtgcaccaatcaaaagctcttatttccttttttttataattcagtttttttattttcatgaaacaattttcttttccattcttcaacactaattatcaaatcaatttttatttaagatatgtTCTTTCACTCATATCGTTAAATCATTACTTAAAACTTGCTAGTCGAACTTCTAAAAGGAAAATCCTTAACAACTCAAGAACTTAAATAAAACCTTCAAATTAttcatgatttaaataaaaattttgaataattcaatgactattttataattttttaaactgaatgaccaatatataaatttattaataatttaacaaccTTATTTAGTTCATAAACTTTTGTTAAGTCCACGTTAAtatcaatgaaaattttaaaatcttatataaaatttaaaaaatatacataattgattaagaaattgtttataaattataaataaaatacaaaaattttagaaaatattaaaagagttttaaatgaATGCATAACGCAGACTCGTGTCAttagactttaaaaaaaatccagttTTGGGGACCAAATGGGGAAAGGCTACTAAGTTCTGGGAGAAAtgtggacaaaaaaaaatcaagtggaATGACTAAATGTTACTTTATCAAGTTTAGAGTCTTATCTTTTTATGCAGggttaatatatcatttggtacatgcatttggcttcaatgttcaatCTAGtgcttgagttttttttttctaatttagtacCTAAGTTTGGCTTTgatattcaatttgatacctaACTCAAATGACATCATATGACTCATTGAACGTTTGACATATGTGCTCTAGTAAAATATATAGCTAATTAGgacaaaaaaaaactcaaatatcgATAAATTGAACATCAACACCAAacttaggtacttaattggGTTAAGAATAACTCAGttatcaatttgaaaaaaacttAAGTACTAAAGTGGACATTGAAGCCAACTCATGTACCAAACTAGAGGGAAGAAACttaggtatcaaattgaacacTAAAGTCAAACTCAAGTATCAAacaatatattaatcattttacatatgtgcatatatataatactttTGACTAAAAAACAACACAATAATGATTGTATCGTATGCGCatggaaattttatatttaaaatataagtgtgcgtttaaaaataacatccaataaataataaaatgtacagttttaaactagaggtgatcatgggccaggccgggccaGGCCTAGGAAAAATTCAGCCCgcgtcctaggcccgggcccggctcgaaatatgggtctaaaattttgtccagacTCAACTcgggaaaaaattcctaagcccggcccaacccatttttttaataaacagcaaaattttattttaaaaatattttaaattttaaaaataaaaaatatatatttattatattcgggccgggtcgggcccgggccaaaaaagtggtgctcgaggcccgacccgttttctaaatgggcctcatctttttgcccaaactcatatttcgggcctatatttttactcgaacCCTTCCATATTTCGGACAGGCTCatggccgggccgcccggcccatgatcacctctagctTTAAACTAACtaacaacaaatatatatgcatgtatgtattatgtatgaaattaaaataaaacaaattaatttaaattgtgagtgaatataaatttaaataggtGAATACATGtgattaagaatattgaatatatttcaATTGCTTTCTATCTCGTATTGTCTATTTTTTGTAGCATGTTAAAACGTCATCATGTTAGATAACATTTTATCATGGCATAAAAATGTCATCATGATGGCGaaagaaaatttcaatattaacaatataattatctaataatttaattatagataGAGtgataacttattttaaaaaatattatcaaacttAAAATGGTATAAGAAAAATCATACACCCACTGTGTGagtaaaaagtaataaaatcaagagataataagaaaaataaaaataggaaagaaactgaaatatttggtggtttaaaaatatttttaatatatagattttcaagtaaatttatttttaattagaatagtaaactataaaaatagtcacttaattattcttttgattttatttatttttatatcggataaatatacttatttttatgtataatatataaacataaaatgatgttatattaataattgtgttaataattagtagaggtgctcatgggccgggcccataaaaaaattttggcccgaccagaaatatgggcctaaaattttgcccatgCCTGGCTCgagaaaaaatcataagcccgggccgggccgggcccgacccggcccattttttaataaaatatcaaaaatttattttaaaaatttaaaaaataaaaaaactattttaaaaatattttaaaattaaaaaaaatacaaaaaaatattttaaaattaaaaaaatttaaaaaataaatatatttattatatagttttaagatttatcttttctttagcaacaaattttattataaggatatttatgtattttaatagattgtataaaatgtttaaattaatttacttaaaatataattgtaagagtatttatgtattttattagtttatataaaCATTTATCTATACTATGCTTTTAAGT
The nucleotide sequence above comes from Gossypium raimondii isolate GPD5lz chromosome 13, ASM2569854v1, whole genome shotgun sequence. Encoded proteins:
- the LOC105783286 gene encoding probable plastidic glucose transporter 2 isoform X1 — protein: MWEREGRAFSMYKRMPSRDRSDVMDVEENSAFSQDSMDVETTNPSMWLSFPHVVVGTLSSFLFGYHLGVVNEPLESISLDLGFTGNTLAEGLVVSTCLGGALIGSLFSGWIADGVGRRRAFQLCALPMIIGASTSATTKTLAGMLIGRFLVGTGMGIGPSAVALYVTEVSPASVRGTYGSFIQIATCLGLMVALFIGIPVKEIAGWWRICFWVSTIPAGFLVVAMMFCAESPHWLYKQGRIAEAEAEFERLLGGSHVKYAMVELAKLDRGDDADTVKLSELFYGRHFRVVYIGSTLFALQQLSGINAVFYFSSSVFKSAGVPSDVANAFIGVANLSGSIIAMLLMDKLGRKMLLLWSFFGMAISMLVQVAAANTFVSGSASLYLSVGGMLMFVLTFALGAGPVPSLLLPEIFPSRIRAKAMAICMSVHWVINFFLGLLFLRLLEQLGPQLLYSMFASVCMMAVVFVKKNVIETKGKSLQEIEVALLPQE
- the LOC105783286 gene encoding probable plastidic glucose transporter 2 isoform X2 → MDVETTNPSMWLSFPHVVVGTLSSFLFGYHLGVVNEPLESISLDLGFTGNTLAEGLVVSTCLGGALIGSLFSGWIADGVGRRRAFQLCALPMIIGASTSATTKTLAGMLIGRFLVGTGMGIGPSAVALYVTEVSPASVRGTYGSFIQIATCLGLMVALFIGIPVKEIAGWWRICFWVSTIPAGFLVVAMMFCAESPHWLYKQGRIAEAEAEFERLLGGSHVKYAMVELAKLDRGDDADTVKLSELFYGRHFRVVYIGSTLFALQQLSGINAVFYFSSSVFKSAGVPSDVANAFIGVANLSGSIIAMLLMDKLGRKMLLLWSFFGMAISMLVQVAAANTFVSGSASLYLSVGGMLMFVLTFALGAGPVPSLLLPEIFPSRIRAKAMAICMSVHWVINFFLGLLFLRLLEQLGPQLLYSMFASVCMMAVVFVKKNVIETKGKSLQEIEVALLPQE